GCAGACCAAGGTCCCAGAAGACCCTGCATGCGGCTCCGTCCCCGCATCGCGAGCGCCAGGGCCGCGGGGGCAGGTCGGGGGAACGACTTCTCGATCGCTGCGGCGGCGCCGGGCAGCCGCTTACCCTCAGCGGCCTTCGCCGGATGTGGGTGCGGACCGGCATCCGCCGATCGGTACCCATACCGCGGGCGTCCCCCCGGGAAACGGCCTTCGACGCTCGCCTGCGCTGCCATCGCTGACCGCACCCGGATCTAGTGGACACCCGCCCGTTCCCGCCGGCTCCACGGCGCGCGGCGGCTGAGGGCGGCCGCCCACTCAGTCGCCGCCGAGGAAGACCACCGCGTCGTCGAGCTGGGCCCGGTCGGTGCGGAACCGGTTGACCGGGTGCGCGGTGTCGGCGTAGCCGAAGGAGACCGCGCAGACCACGAGCCGTTCGGCCGGGATCCCGAGGCACCGGTGGACGTGGTCGGCGTGCATCGCGATCGCGGCCTGCGGGATCGTGGCGACGCCGAGCGCGGTGGCGGCGTTGAGGAGGTTCGCCACGTAGCCGCCGCAATCGATCGCGCCGTAGACGCCCTGCTCGCGGTCGGTGGTGACAACCGCGACGTGCGGGGCGCCGAAGAACTCGAAGTTCCTCAGGCGCTGCGCCTCCCGCGCGTCGCGGTCCTCCCGCCGGATCCCGAGGCTCCGGTAGAGCGCGTACCCCGCGCCGCGCCGGCGCTCCCGGTACACCCCGTGGTATCCGGCGGGCATCGGCAGGTCCGGCGCGGGCTCATGGGTCTTCGCGTGCTCGGTCAGGCTGCGCGCGAACCGCCGGGTCGCCTCCCCCGAGGTGACGTACACCTGCCACGGCTGGGTGTTGCACCACGACGCGGTCCGCTGGGCGATCCCGAACATCTCGCGCACCACCGCGTCCGGGACCGGATCCGGCAGGTAGGCGCGACAACTCCAGCGCTGCCCGAGCAGCAGATCGAACCCGGTGGCGGTCACGGAACTCCTCACCACTAGAATATATCATACTTGATTCTGCGTCCCGTGACGGCCGCCACTACCCCGCCAGGTTCTCCTCGAAGAACGGCGCGGCCTCCTCGACGGCCCGCTTCACGTACTGCGGCACGTCGTAGAAGTCCATGTGCGTGCCGCCCTCGACGACCACCAGCTTCTTGGCCGACCGCACCCGCGAGTGCAGCTCCGTGGTGTGCCACAGGGAGCCGGCCTCGCTCCCGGCGACCATCAGGATCGGCTGCGTCAGCAGGTCCTCGACGAGGTGGAAGGCGTCGTAGGCGAAGATCCGGGAAACGCTCTTGGCGAACAGCTTCTTGTTCTGCGCGTTCGGGTGCTGGGCGCGCGGCGTCAGGTAGTAGTCGTGCGCCTCGACCATGTCGCGCGGGGTGCTCTCGTCGAGGGCCGGCGGCACGTACGGGATGAACGCCGCCTCGGCACCCTTCGCCTCGGCCGTCCGCTGCTGGGCGGCGGCTTCCAGCGTGGCCACGGCCGCCGAGTCGGGGTCGGTGCCGAACCAGCCCTTGCGGTACGCGGAGCCGATGTTGACCGCGCTGACGGTCGTGACGGCCTTGATGCGGTGGTCGGTCATCGCCGCGGTGACGGCGTACCCGCCGCCGGCGCAGACGCCCAGCACACCGATGCGCTCGGCGTCGACGTAGCCGAGGGTCTGCAGGTGGTCGACCGCGGCGCGCACGTCCTCCACGCGGGCGGCCGGGTCCTCCAGGAACCGCGGCTGCCCGCCGGAGTCACCCTGGCAGGAGGCGTCGAACGCGAGCGCGACGAAACCCCGCTCGGCCAGCTTGCTCGCGTACCGGCCAGCGGTCTGCTCCTTCACCCCGCCGCCGGGGTGGACGGTGACCACAGCCGCGTAGCTGCCCTGCGGGTCGAAGTCCGACGGCAGGTACAGGTTGCCCGCCATGCTGATCGGGCCGTTGGGGAAAGTGATCGTCTGCACTGGACACTCCCTGGATTCGGTTCCGCCCGGCGGTTCCGGGCTCCGGCATCCACGATGCGGGCGGGCGCGCTCCCGTGGCAGAGGCCGGTTATGGGGGGTACCGGCAGCCCCTCCATCGCCCGGCTGAACACGCCTAGCCTGGAGTCATGGAAATCGCCAAGGACATCCGGGACTTCCTGATGACCCGCCGCGCGAAGATCACCCCGGAGCAGGCCGGGCTCGTGCCCGGGGCACGGCGGCGGGTGCCCGGGCTGCGGCGTGAGGAGGTGGCGCGCCTGGCCGGCGTGAGCACCGAGTACTACGTGCAGATCGAACGCGGTCAGATCTCCGGCGTGTCCGACGAGGTCCTGCACGCCATCGCCAGGGCGCTGCAGCTCGACGACGTCGAGACGGCCCACCTGTTCGACCTGGTGCGCGCCACCACCCGCCGCGCCGGGGCGCGCACGGCGAAACCGCGCGCCGCGCGGCAGCGGGTCCCCGACGGCGTGCAGGCGCTGATGGACTCGATGGCCGGCGCCCCGGCGATCGTCCAGAACGGCCACCTCGACCTCGTCGGCGCCAACGCGCTGGGGCGGGCACTGTACGCCGGCGTGTCCGAGCGGGCCTCCGGGACGCCGAACCTGGCGCGGTTCATCTTCCTGGACGAGCGCGCCGCGGAGGTCTTCCCGGACTGGGAGAAGGCGGCCGACGACTCGGTGGCGCTGCTGCACGTCGAAGCGGCCCGCTCGCCCTACTCCAAGGTGGTCACCGGTCTCGTCGGGGAGCTGGCCACGCGCAGCGCGGAGTTCCGTGCGCGGTGGGCCGCCCACGACGTGCGGGCCCACCGGCGCGGCACGAAGCAGTTCCACCACCCGCTGGTCGGCGACCTCACCCTGCGCTTCGAAGCGCTCGAGATCACCAGCGCGGCCAACCTGACGCTGATCGGCTACACCGCGGAGCCCCGCTCCCCCTCGGCCGAGGCGCTGCAGCTCCTCGCGAGCTGGATCGCGACCGCGCCGTCACCGGAGGCGAGCGCGCCCGCGGCGACTGACCGACAATGACCGGATGCCGGCGTCGAACGCACGGGCCCACCGGGACGTCTCACCACTCGAACTCTTCTTCGACCTGGTGTTCGTCCTGGCCATCGGACAGCTCACGCACCACCTGATCGAGCACCTGACCTGGCGGGGCGCCGGCGAGACGCTGATCGCCCTCGTGGCCGTGTGCGGGGTCTGGGCGTTCACGTCCTTCGAGGTCACCCTGCTCGACATCGAGCGCACGGCCACCCGTGCGATAACGCTCCTGGTGATGGGCCTCGGCCTGTTCATGAACGCCGGGATCCAACACGCGTTCGACTCCGGGCCGTGGCTCTTCGTCGTGCCGATGCTGCTCGCGCTCGCCGGTCCGGGCGCCTACGCCGCGGCGACATCGCCCGCGCCCGAACTGCGGCGGCACTTCGGGCGCGTGCTGATCTGGATCGGCGCGTCGACCCCCTTCTGGGTGGCCGGAGCGGCCTCCGCCCCCGGCGCCCGGATCTGGTGGTGGGCGGGCGGCGCGCTCATCGATCTGCTCGGCACCTGGACCGCGCACCCGACGCCCGGTCGCACGACCCGGACCGAGCGCCTCCCGTTCGACGCCGAGCACATGCTCGAACGGATGCGGCTGTTCCTCATCATCCTGCTGGGTGAAACCGTGCTCACCCTCGGACGGGTGCTCGCCGACCACGCCCAGGACGTCCTGACCCCGCTGATGGCGCTGGGTGGTTTCGTCGCGCTGGTCTGCCTGTGGGCGATCTACTTCGGACGGTCCGAGCAGGAGGTCGTCAGCCACGCGGCCAGCAGCGCCGACCCGATCCGGTCGGTGCACCTGGGCATCAACGTGGTCTACGGGGTGGTCGCCGGGCTGGTCGTGTTCGCCGCGGGGATGGAGCTGGTCCTCGTCCACGCCCACCACCCCTCCGCCGGGATCGCCGGTGTGCTGGTGGCGGCCGGCCCGCTCGTCTACCTCGCGGCGCAGGCCGTCTACTTCCGGGCCGGACCGGGCACCGGGTGGCTGCCGCGCGCCCTCGGCGCCGTCGCCCTGGCAATCGTCGCCGCGGCCGCGTACTGGCTGCCGGCGTACGGGGTGCTGACGCTCCTGGTCGTCGTCCTCGTCGTGCCGACCGCGCACCTCGTGCGGGCCCGGGTGAGGTGAGTCAGACCCGCCCAGCCTGGCCCGGCAGCGGGTCAGCACCTCCGCCGCGGACAGGGCGTTCCCGGGGGGACACGAAGGCGAGATGACGGTTTCGATCTCCCGCGGATACGCGTTGAACCCGCCGGTGATGATCATGTCCTTGCGGCGGTCGAGGATGAACAGGAACCCGTCCTCGTCGAGGTACCCGACGTCACCGGTGTGCGCCCACCCACCCGCGAAGGTCTCCGCCGTCTCCTCGGGCCGGCGCCAGTAACCGGCGCTGACGTGGTCGCCCCGGGTCCGGATCTCCCCCGTCTCGCCGGGCGGCACCGGCCGCCGCGCTCGACGTGCAACTGCGCCTCGGTGGCGCCGTAGAACTGCTGCATCGCGTCGCCGAACCAGGCGCAGGCCCGCGCCGGGACGCCGGGCTGGGGTGAAGTGCCAGGACTGCATCACCCATCTGTCGGTGGCCCGGCCCACTCTGTGTCACCGGTCGCGGCCGACAGACCCGGGAAACGCGGGCCGCGGGCACGCGCTGGGGACCGGACCGCGGGCGCCGGCCGGCTGTTCCCCGGTGATCACCGTCTCCGCCGCCGCGCGGAACGGCCCGCCGGCGAAGTCGGCTCTCCCCGAGCGGAGCGGGAGGCGGCCGCCCAGCAGGCCGGGCACACCGGCACCACGGCGCCCCTCGTGCCCGGCAACGGCAGCCGGAAGCCGTCCGCGGCGATCCCGCGGCACTCCGACGAGTCGTGCCCCAGCGGAGCGCACAAGCACTGGCACCGCTCGACACCGGCCCGTCTCCTCGGAACCGGAGGCTTCACCGGCTTCTCCGCCGCCCTCCGATGCGGGTGCCGCGCGGTCGGCACGGCCGGGCGGGGCGGCACCCGCCAGGCCGCCGGGCAGGTCAGGTAGGTGCCGAGCACGAACGAGCGCAGCACGTCGAACTCCTCGGGGCGCGCCTCCCGCAGGGTGGTCAGGTAGGCCCCGGCGTCCGCGGCGGGAACCGCTCGCAGGGCGGACTCCACGACGCCCGGCGAGCGCGCGAGCATCGCCGCGATCACGTCCTCGCCGGGGACGTCGGCCGCCAGCCCGGGGAGGACGACCTCACCGAGGATGGCCAGTTTGTCCCGCAGTCGTCGGTGATCCGGTGCCATCGGACAGCGTTTCCCTTCGCGGCTCCAGGAGCCAGGCCCTCAGTCGAACAGCACGACTCCCCGGATGTTCTTGCCCTCGTGCATGTCCCGGTACCCCTGCGCGATGTCGTCCAGCGGGTACGTCCTGGTGATCATCTCGTCGAGTTTCAACGTGCCCTCCTGGTAGAGCCGGAGCAGCCGGTGGACGTCCCGGTTCCCGCTCGTGGCACCGAAACACGTGCCCTCCAGGCGCTTCTGGAAGAGCGTCAGCTCGAACAGGTCGAGCGGCACGTCGCTGACCCGGTGCGGCCCGACCGCCGTGGTGACCACGATGCCCGCCTTGCGGACCGCCCCGAGCGCCTGGCCGACGTACTCCGGCCGCATGACCCCGACCGTGATGACGGCGGCGTCGGCACCCTGCCCATTGGTGAACTGCTTGGCGAGCTCCGTGGCCTCCGCCATCGACTCGACGGCGTGGGTGGCCCCGAACACCGGCGCCTGTTCCCGTTTGAAGGCCACCGGATCCACCGCGATGACGTTCGACGCCCCCGCGTGGACGGCACCTTGCAGCGCGCTCGCGCCGATCCCGCCGACGCCCATCACGATCACCGTGTCCCCCGGCCGGACGCGGGCGGAGTTGACCGCCGAACCCCAGCCGGTGCTGACCCCGCACCCGACCAGGCACGCCTTGTCCAGCGGGATGTCCGGGTCGATCTTCACCACCGAGGCCAGCGACACCGTCGTCGTCTCGGCGAAGGTGGAGATACCGCACATCTGGCCGACCGGCGTGCCCTCGGTGGTGTGCAGGCGGTAGGTGCCGTCGGTGAACCGGGGGCCGGCCAGGATGCCCGCGGCCAGGTCGCACAGGTTCGACGCCCCGGCAGCGCACCAGCGGCAGTGCCCGCACGAGGGAATCGCGGAGAAGATGACGTGATCGCCTTCCTCGATGCCCTTGGTGTTCGGCCCCGCCTTCGTCACGACGCCCGCACCTTCGTGCCCCAGTGCGAAGGGGTAGGTGCCGACCGGGATGTCCCCCGTGGCGTGGTGGTCGTCCGAGTGGCACAGCCCCGAGGCGACGAGCCGCACCTGCACCTCGTCCGGATAGGGGTCGTCCAGCTCGAGGTCGACCACCTCCAGCTCACCGGGCGCCTGCCGGATCACCGCTCCACGTGTGTACACCGGTTGACCTCCTTCATGCGTCGAGCAGCGTGACCACGGACTTGGTCTCGAGGTATTCCCCGATCGCCTCGGGTCCGTTCTCCCGGCCCCACCCGGACTGCTTGTAGCCCCCGACGGGCATCTGCACCCCGCCGGCGCGGTGGACGTTGATGCCGACCCGGCCGGCCCGCAGCCGGCGCGCGATCGAATGGGCTCGTGCGACGTCCCGGGTCCACACGCTCGCGGCCAGCCCGTAGTCGCTGTCGTTGGCCGCGGCGACCGCCGCGCCGACGTCGTCGAACGCCATCGCGCCGAGCACCGGCCCGAAGATCTCCTCGCGCACGATGCGCATCGACTGGTCGACGTCGGCGACCACCGTGGGCTGGAAGAAGAAACCCTTGTCCCCGATGCGGGATCCGCCGGTCAGCACCCGTGCGCCCGCCTCGATCCCGCCTTCGACGTACCGGCTGACGCGGGCGAGCTGGCGTTGCGAGATCAGCGGCCCCAGATCCACGGACGGCTCCGTGCCGTACCCGACCTTGAGATCGCCCGCGTATTCCGCGATTCCGTGCACGAGTTCGTCGAACACGTCCCGGTGGGCGAACAGCCGGGTGCCGGACGTGCAGATCTGCCCGGAGTTCCAGAACACGCCCATGGCGATGCCCGGAACCGCCGCGGCCAGGTCCGCGTCCGGCAGCACGACGACCGGGGACTTGCCGCCCAGCTCGAGGGAGACCTTCTTGAGGTTGCCGGTGGCGGCGCGCACGATCTGCCTGCCGACCTCCGTCGAACCGGTGAAGCTCACCTTGTCGATGCCGTCGTGGGCGGCCATCGCCGCCCCGGCCGGCAGCCCGTACCCGGTGACGATGTTGACCACCCCGTCCGGCACGCCGGCCTCGAGCAGGATCCGTCCGAGTGCGAGCGTGGTGAGCGGCGCCTCCTCCGAGGGCTTCAGCACGCACGAACACCCGGCGGCCAGAGCCGGGGCCAGCTTCTGCGACACCGCGATCATCGGCGCGTTCCACGGGACGATCAGACCGGCGACGCCGACGGGTTCACGGAGCGTGTACCCGTGCAGGCGCCGCTCGGCCGTGCCGGCCTGGACGCTCCGGCCGTCGATCTTGTCCGCCCATCCGGCGAAGTACCGGAACTGGTTGACCGCCTCGCCGGCCATGGCCCGCGCCTGGGACACCGGCATGCCCACGTCCAGGCTCTCCAGGCGGGCCAGCTCGTCGGCGCTCGCCTCGATCAGCTCGGCGACGCGCCACAGGACCACCGCCCGCTGGGCGCCGGACAACCGAAGCCAGCGCTCGTCCTCGAACGACCCGCGGGCCGCTCGCACCGCCGCGTCGACGTCCGCGACGCCGCCCTCGCCGGCTTCCGCGACGACCTCACCGGTGCCGGGGTCGAGGACCGGGAAGGTCTTCCCGGAAACCGCCGGAACCCAGGATCCGCCGATGAGCATCCGTCCCGGGTCGAC
The sequence above is a segment of the Amycolatopsis viridis genome. Coding sequences within it:
- a CDS encoding low temperature requirement protein A; this translates as MPASNARAHRDVSPLELFFDLVFVLAIGQLTHHLIEHLTWRGAGETLIALVAVCGVWAFTSFEVTLLDIERTATRAITLLVMGLGLFMNAGIQHAFDSGPWLFVVPMLLALAGPGAYAAATSPAPELRRHFGRVLIWIGASTPFWVAGAASAPGARIWWWAGGALIDLLGTWTAHPTPGRTTRTERLPFDAEHMLERMRLFLIILLGETVLTLGRVLADHAQDVLTPLMALGGFVALVCLWAIYFGRSEQEVVSHAASSADPIRSVHLGINVVYGVVAGLVVFAAGMELVLVHAHHPSAGIAGVLVAAGPLVYLAAQAVYFRAGPGTGWLPRALGAVALAIVAAAAYWLPAYGVLTLLVVVLVVPTAHLVRARVR
- a CDS encoding nitroreductase, translated to MRSSVTATGFDLLLGQRWSCRAYLPDPVPDAVVREMFGIAQRTASWCNTQPWQVYVTSGEATRRFARSLTEHAKTHEPAPDLPMPAGYHGVYRERRRGAGYALYRSLGIRREDRDAREAQRLRNFEFFGAPHVAVVTTDREQGVYGAIDCGGYVANLLNAATALGVATIPQAAIAMHADHVHRCLGIPAERLVVCAVSFGYADTAHPVNRFRTDRAQLDDAVVFLGGD
- a CDS encoding helix-turn-helix domain-containing protein, with the protein product MEIAKDIRDFLMTRRAKITPEQAGLVPGARRRVPGLRREEVARLAGVSTEYYVQIERGQISGVSDEVLHAIARALQLDDVETAHLFDLVRATTRRAGARTAKPRAARQRVPDGVQALMDSMAGAPAIVQNGHLDLVGANALGRALYAGVSERASGTPNLARFIFLDERAAEVFPDWEKAADDSVALLHVEAARSPYSKVVTGLVGELATRSAEFRARWAAHDVRAHRRGTKQFHHPLVGDLTLRFEALEITSAANLTLIGYTAEPRSPSAEALQLLASWIATAPSPEASAPAATDRQ
- a CDS encoding NDMA-dependent alcohol dehydrogenase; translation: MYTRGAVIRQAPGELEVVDLELDDPYPDEVQVRLVASGLCHSDDHHATGDIPVGTYPFALGHEGAGVVTKAGPNTKGIEEGDHVIFSAIPSCGHCRWCAAGASNLCDLAAGILAGPRFTDGTYRLHTTEGTPVGQMCGISTFAETTTVSLASVVKIDPDIPLDKACLVGCGVSTGWGSAVNSARVRPGDTVIVMGVGGIGASALQGAVHAGASNVIAVDPVAFKREQAPVFGATHAVESMAEATELAKQFTNGQGADAAVITVGVMRPEYVGQALGAVRKAGIVVTTAVGPHRVSDVPLDLFELTLFQKRLEGTCFGATSGNRDVHRLLRLYQEGTLKLDEMITRTYPLDDIAQGYRDMHEGKNIRGVVLFD
- a CDS encoding aldehyde dehydrogenase family protein, which codes for MTGTGTHPVRLVDPGRMLIGGSWVPAVSGKTFPVLDPGTGEVVAEAGEGGVADVDAAVRAARGSFEDERWLRLSGAQRAVVLWRVAELIEASADELARLESLDVGMPVSQARAMAGEAVNQFRYFAGWADKIDGRSVQAGTAERRLHGYTLREPVGVAGLIVPWNAPMIAVSQKLAPALAAGCSCVLKPSEEAPLTTLALGRILLEAGVPDGVVNIVTGYGLPAGAAMAAHDGIDKVSFTGSTEVGRQIVRAATGNLKKVSLELGGKSPVVVLPDADLAAAVPGIAMGVFWNSGQICTSGTRLFAHRDVFDELVHGIAEYAGDLKVGYGTEPSVDLGPLISQRQLARVSRYVEGGIEAGARVLTGGSRIGDKGFFFQPTVVADVDQSMRIVREEIFGPVLGAMAFDDVGAAVAAANDSDYGLAASVWTRDVARAHSIARRLRAGRVGINVHRAGGVQMPVGGYKQSGWGRENGPEAIGEYLETKSVVTLLDA
- a CDS encoding alpha/beta hydrolase, whose amino-acid sequence is MQTITFPNGPISMAGNLYLPSDFDPQGSYAAVVTVHPGGGVKEQTAGRYASKLAERGFVALAFDASCQGDSGGQPRFLEDPAARVEDVRAAVDHLQTLGYVDAERIGVLGVCAGGGYAVTAAMTDHRIKAVTTVSAVNIGSAYRKGWFGTDPDSAAVATLEAAAQQRTAEAKGAEAAFIPYVPPALDESTPRDMVEAHDYYLTPRAQHPNAQNKKLFAKSVSRIFAYDAFHLVEDLLTQPILMVAGSEAGSLWHTTELHSRVRSAKKLVVVEGGTHMDFYDVPQYVKRAVEEAAPFFEENLAG